Within Streptomyces antibioticus, the genomic segment ATGGAGAAGGGGATCGTGGGCCGCCACCGGGCGCCGGCCAGCATGACCGCCGCCACGGACACCGCGAGCGCGACGGCCGTCCAGTTCGGGTGCCCGGAGAACTCCTCGGCCGCGTGCCAGGCCACCACCAGCACCCGGTCGCCCTCGGGCTTGTCCACCCCGAGCGCGCCGGGGATCTGCTGAAGGCCGATCACACAGGCGATACCGAGACTGAAGCCCTCGACGACGGGCGCCGGGACGTACCGCATGTACTTGCCCGCCCGCAGCACGGCGAGCGCGACGAGCATGATCCCGGCCAGCAGGCCGACGGTGAGGACGCCGGTCGGACCGTACTCGGCGACGATCGGGACCAGGACCACCGTCATCGCGCCGGTCGGCCCGGACACCTGGAAGTTCGAGCCGCCGAAGACCGCGGCGAGGGCCCCGGCGACGACCGCGGTGGCAAGACCCGCCTCCGCGCCGAGACCGGAGGAGACCCCGAAGCCGAGCGCGAGCGGCAGCGCCACGATCGCCACGGTCAGCCCCGCGAGCAGGTCGCGGCGCGGATCACGGCGTACATCGGCCAGATCGTCGCGGCCCGGCAGCAGGGCGGAGACCCGGGCCCAGTACCGGCCGGTCGCTGTCGTCGTCATCGGGCGGTGACCTCGACTTCCCTGGCAGACGCCGCATGCCGGCTCAACGGCTGCGACAGCCGACTACAGCATCTGCTCAATTGCGAAAATTGGCAATTCATCATTCCGGCGGAGCGCGACGGGACGCGATCGGGAGTGATCAGGCGCGGCGGGTCCGGAGACGGATGGTGAGTGCTCGCGCCCTGCGTCAGGGCAAGGCGCGAGGCTGTGCCCGCGGCTACCTACGGACACAGCCATCACAGCATCTAAGCAATTGCGAAAATAAGCAACTCTGCATGCTGCTGCCCCCAGGGAAACCCGCGCGCGGGGCGCGTCAGGCCTTCTTGACCACGCTCGACTTGAGCTGCATCGCCCCGAACCCGTCGACCTTGCAGTCGATGTCGTGTCCGTCCACGCCGTCGACGAGGCGGATCCCGCGCACCTTGGTGCCGGCCTTGATCCCGGAGGGGCTGCCCTTGACCTTGAGCGCCTTGACGACGACCACGGAATCGCCGTCCCGCAGGACATTGCCGACGGCGTCCTTCACGACGCGCTCGGCGGGACCGGCGGCCTCGGCGTCCGCGCCGGTCTCGGCGGGCACCCATTCGTGGCCGCACTCCGGGCAGACCACGAGGGCGTTCATCTCGTACGTGTACTCGCAGGAGCACTTCGGACAGGGGGGAAGGTTCTCGATCATCCCGCCAGCGTAGCCGTCACACGGGCCCCGCCGTCCGGTCCGGCCGTCCGGTCCCCGTCACCCGCGTTCCAGCAGGCGGGCCGCCTCGCGCAGGACGTCCGTGATCTCCGCGCGGGCCGTGGGCCGGGAGGCGAAGACGCGGGGGCTGGGGTGCCAGGTCTCCAGGGTGTGCACCTCGGGCGCGTACCTCTCCCGGTAGACCGCCCAGCCGGCCTGCGCCTTGCGGCCCATGGCGACGACCACCTCCAGCGCGGGCAGCATGCCGATCACCTCGTGGAGGAAGGGCGCCGCGCGCTGTATCTCCGAGCGCCCCGGCGCGGCGATGCGGTCCGCCGTGCCCAGGTACCACGGCACGACGTTCCAGTGCACGGACTCCCGGTAGTCGAGCCCGGTCTCGGCGCGCAGGGTCCAGCAGTTCTGGGCCGTCGGGTCGTCGTTGTCGACGGAGATGATGCCGCTGCCGGTGCGGCGCAACTCGGCCTCCGCGCCCATGGACTTGCGCCCCGGGGCCTCCAGGAGGAACAGACTGCGGGCCGCGACACCACCGGACGCGGGGTCGAACCACGGCACGGACTCGCCGTCGCCGAGCCGGACGCGCAGCTTCTCCACCCAGTCGTTGAGGGGACGCACCCTCGGCTCGGTCCGCACCGCGCCCAGCCGGGCGGTCAGGGCTTCGGGGTCACGCAGGGCGCGGGGCGCCGGGGAACGGAAGGGATCACGGGACGACATGCGCGCAGTGTGCCACCCATTCAGGTGTTCGAGGCATCCCCCGTCGGGTGTGATCCGGCGAAGAAGAGCGCGACCTTGCCGAGAGTGACGCGTTGGGGATGGTGTGACGCCGTTGCAGTGACGGTTCTGCACTCGGGTCGCCTACCCCGGGCCGCGGCGCCACCCCAACGGGTGTCCGAATCTCGGGGAAGGGTGCGAACGTGTGGAAGTGTGTCGCCGGCGCGCCGGTGGCGCCGGCGTACGGCGGTGAGCCGGTCGGGGGACTGGTCGGCCGGGAGACGGAGTCGGCCGCGCTGTGGGACCTGCTCGCGGGACACCATCTGGTGACGGTCACCGGCCGGGCGGGCGTGGGCAAGAGCCGCCTGGCCGCCACGGCCGCCCGGCGGGCGAACGGCCCGTGGCGCCGCGTGGTCCATGTCCGCTGGCAGGACAACGAGTTCGCGAACGGCCCGGGCAACGGGCTGTTCCATGGGCCGGGGAACGGACCGGGCGCCGCCGGGACTTCGGACGCGTACGACGGACCGGACGCGCCGGGTGCGCTGGCCGCGGCCGTGCACCGGGCGCTGACCGGCAGACGCCCCCGCCCCGGCGAGGCGGGCACCGCAGGACTGGCGCGCCTGCTGCCGCCCGTGGGCGGGCTGCTGTTCCTCGACGACGTCGATCCCGTCCAGCACGAATGCATGGGGCTCGTGCAGCGGCTGCTGGTGGCCGTGCCCGGACTGCGGGTCCTGGTGACCTCGCGGCGCGCGCTCGGCCTCGGTGAGGAACAGGTCCTGGTGGTACCGCCGTTGACCACCAGCGCCCCGGAGGACGGCAACGGCCATGCCGCGGCCGTGGAGTTGTTCCTCCGGCGGGCACGCGCGGTGGTGGAGGGGTTCCGCCCCGGCGCGGAGGGCGTGCGGGCGGTCGAGGCCATCTGCCGTTCCCTGGAAGGCGTTCCGCACGCCATCGAGCTGGCCGCCGAACAGGTGGCACGTCAGCCGGTGGCCGAACTCGCGGACGTACTGGAACGCCACCAGTGCT encodes:
- a CDS encoding zinc ribbon domain-containing protein YjdM — protein: MIENLPPCPKCSCEYTYEMNALVVCPECGHEWVPAETGADAEAAGPAERVVKDAVGNVLRDGDSVVVVKALKVKGSPSGIKAGTKVRGIRLVDGVDGHDIDCKVDGFGAMQLKSSVVKKA
- a CDS encoding uracil-DNA glycosylase, with amino-acid sequence MSSRDPFRSPAPRALRDPEALTARLGAVRTEPRVRPLNDWVEKLRVRLGDGESVPWFDPASGGVAARSLFLLEAPGRKSMGAEAELRRTGSGIISVDNDDPTAQNCWTLRAETGLDYRESVHWNVVPWYLGTADRIAAPGRSEIQRAAPFLHEVIGMLPALEVVVAMGRKAQAGWAVYRERYAPEVHTLETWHPSPRVFASRPTARAEITDVLREAARLLERG